GGACCGTGTACTCCCAAGGTGCGCTTGGCAGTGCTTCCTCCGGACGGGATCACCATGGCCGTTGCTTCTCGGTGTGGCTCGCGGGTGCCGGCATCAAGCCGGGCTACGTGCACGGTGAGACAGATGACTTCTGCTGGAACATCACGAAGGACCCGGTGCATTTGCGTGACCTCCATGCGACCATGCTCCAGCAACTTGGCATCGACCACAACAAGCTGGTCTTCCCGTATCGCGGGCTGGACCAGAAGCTCACCGGCGTGGAGCCGGCCAAGGTGGTGGAGGGAATCCTAGCCTAGAGTTCCTTCTCGAAGACCTGCGAGTCCCTGCCGCTGTCCTCAAGCAATTTGCGGCGGCTGGCGGGGAGGGTGGCGGGATCGCGGCGGGTGTAGTGCACGCGTTGCTCGAAGAAATCGGCGGCGCGGGTGGTGAGGGCGAAGACCTTTGGCAGGCCCCGCTTCCGAGCGGCGTCCTCGGCGTGATGCACCAGATCGACGCCGTAGCCGCGGCCTTCGTGGTTCATTTTCACGTAGAGGCAGGCAACCTCAGCGGTGTGCTCCCCGATATATTCGTGGAGGGCAACGCAGCCGACGACGTTGTCGTCGATGGTCATCACGAAGTAGTCGCCGATCTTCGCGAGGATGTCCTCGTAGGTGCGCGCGACGAGCTTCGTACGGCGGACCGAGCGGCCGATCATGCCGAGCAGCTCGGGGATGTCTTCCTCGCGCAGCGGACGGATGTCGCGATAGCTGTCGGCGTGGACCATGGTGCCGACGCCTTCGTTCGAGAAGAGTTCGTCCACCAGGACGCCTTGGCGGCGGCCATTGAGGACATGGACACGGGGCACGCCGCGGCGGCAGGCTTCGGCGGCGGCTTCGAGAAGATGGGCACCGGTCACGGTTCCGGAGGCGGCCAAGGTGGAAGCTTCGGAAGCGCGGACAGCGGGAACCGGCTCGCCATCGATAAGGATGGCTTCCTCCAGCAAGGCGATCAGCTTTAACGCGCCGATCCCGAGCGTGAAGTCGACCACCTTCGGGTCGAGCGGATCTTGGAACGAGGCATCCGCCACGACGGTCTGGCCGCGGGCGAGGATGGCTTTTGCCTCCTCGATCGCACCTTCTTCACCGAGCGGGCGGCTAAGGCGTGCGGACATGATCTCGCACTCCAGGGTCCAATCGTAGAGGTCTTTGATGTCTCCGCCGAGCACGCCGAGGATGAGCTTCACGCCCACGTCCTCCATTGCCGCGAGATCGAGCAGGGTTTCCGCGATGGCGGGTTCCGGCAGGAGGCCAGCGTCGATCAAGACCACGAAAATTTTTCCGCGGAACTGCGGAACATACTGGAGAACTGCCCTGACGTCACCTTGGTCGGCCACGCCGGATTTTTAGCAGAGACGGGCGGGGGCGCAATGGCAGGTTACGGGGATGCGAGTGCTATCGGGAAAGGCAGCTTCGCGGATGGATTGATCGTAGAAAAGGAACGGACGGGTACGGTTTATTGTGGCGGTGGGATCTCGCCTTTTCGAGGCTTCCAGGTTTTGACCAGAGCCAAGCCGATCAGGTTGAAGACCTGAGCCACCATGAGGCAGGCGAGGCCGCTGCCGGGACGAGAATGCGGGTCCCAGTGAGCAAGTGCCAAGCCGGTGAATCCCGCGGTGCTCAGCAAGGCAAGCGCCAGAGCGAGCCCGTGAAAGACCTTTGACGACTTGTAGACCGGCATCAGAAAGGGAGAGGCCAGCAGTAGCAGGGGAATCATCAGGAAGGCTGTCAGAGCGATCACAAGCTTCCCGGAATCGATTCCAATTAGCTCGGGGTGTTTCGCGATAGCGGCGATTTCCACCCAGAACCTCCAGCCGCGATATCGGTCGCCCCGTTCGAAAGGGAGAAAATGGAAGGCGACAAAGAAGACCGGGGCTACCGAGAGGAAAATCAGAGCCAGTCCATTGAGAGTTTCGTTCCGGCGCGACATAGCGGAGATGGGTGAACTCGGAGCACGCTGGTCCGGAGGCCAAGGTCCGCGATCAAAGCACCCCTCACGATGGCGTGAAGCCATTTCTGCAAGACGCGCAAACGGTTCGCGGGAGGCCACCTGTTCCGCCTGTTATAACAGGGAAAATAACAGGTGATCCGGCGGAAGTCTGCGCCGGATCATCGGGAGAGGAAGCGGACACGGAAGAAGCGACATGGGCAAAATATACCCCGTCGCCCGCCATTGTGGCACTTCTTCGAGTGGTCCCCGTCGGGGCTTTTGGAGCGGATCATTTGACCCTGCTCCCGAGTTTGTGAAACCCGTATCGCGCCGGATGAGGTTCTTGGCCGCGCCTTAGTTCAGCAGCGCCTGGATCGGGGCCGGATACACGCCGATCACGATCACGGCGAGGGTCAGACCGATCAGGCAGTAACGCGTGATCTGGGGCAGGACCAGCGGCTTGCTGCCATCGGCCGGGACTTCCCACCACATCGCGCGGATCAGCTTGAAGTAGTAGTAGAAACCGGCGGCGGCACCGACCACGGCGAGAGCGATGCACCACCAGAGACCGGCGCTAGCGGCCAGCTGGAAGACGAAGAGCTTGCCGAGGAATCCGGCGGTAAGCGGCACACCGGCCATGGCAGCCATGATCACGGTAAGGCCGAGCGCGAGGGTCGGATTGCGCTTGCCGAGGCCATTGAAGGCGTCGATCTGCTCGGAACCGTCCTGAATGCGCACCTGAGCCAGCACGAAGAAGCTGGCGAGGGTCATCAGCAGATAGGTGGCGAGATAGAAGGAAACGGTGCCGATCGAGCCGAGCTGGTTGGCGCTATCACCCTTCCATGATGCGAGCGCGAGGACGAGGAAACCGGCGTGCGAGATCGAGGAGTAAGCGAGCAGTCGCTTGAAGTTGGTCTGGGCGATCGCGGCAAGGTTGCCGAAAAGAAGCGTGGCACCGGCCATGATCGCAAGCATCAGAGTGACGTGCGAGGCTACCGGCGAGCCGGGCTGGAGCAGAGGATCGAGGAAGCGGATCAGGAGAATGAAGCCCGCGGCCTTCGAGCCAACGGAGAGGAAAGCGGTGGTTGGGGTCGGTGCGCCTTGATAGACGTCCGGGATCCA
This portion of the Luteolibacter luteus genome encodes:
- a CDS encoding GNAT family N-acetyltransferase, with the translated sequence MADQGDVRAVLQYVPQFRGKIFVVLIDAGLLPEPAIAETLLDLAAMEDVGVKLILGVLGGDIKDLYDWTLECEIMSARLSRPLGEEGAIEEAKAILARGQTVVADASFQDPLDPKVVDFTLGIGALKLIALLEEAILIDGEPVPAVRASEASTLAASGTVTGAHLLEAAAEACRRGVPRVHVLNGRRQGVLVDELFSNEGVGTMVHADSYRDIRPLREEDIPELLGMIGRSVRRTKLVARTYEDILAKIGDYFVMTIDDNVVGCVALHEYIGEHTAEVACLYVKMNHEGRGYGVDLVHHAEDAARKRGLPKVFALTTRAADFFEQRVHYTRRDPATLPASRRKLLEDSGRDSQVFEKEL
- a CDS encoding NADH-quinone oxidoreductase subunit N, whose translation is MPAYYLEALTVTLGLALLMLEAFGPSNSKKLVGFSAAAGLTFILILSFYAIGPDAKPDAAWAKWPLWNFYAFDNLARFYKGFALVCTILVVLMSLDFRSVLSRFTDHPGSEAGTGEYYALPVFACAGMMWMASAKDLAGAFVALELVTITFYILVSFLRRNVGSLEAGVKYLILGALSTGFLVYGIAWIYGATGTMSLVEIGAKVGTITQTAPLLFGIALVLIALGFKIGAVPMQVWIPDVYQGAPTPTTAFLSVGSKAAGFILLIRFLDPLLQPGSPVASHVTLMLAIMAGATLLFGNLAAIAQTNFKRLLAYSSISHAGFLVLALASWKGDSANQLGSIGTVSFYLATYLLMTLASFFVLAQVRIQDGSEQIDAFNGLGKRNPTLALGLTVIMAAMAGVPLTAGFLGKLFVFQLAASAGLWWCIALAVVGAAAGFYYYFKLIRAMWWEVPADGSKPLVLPQITRYCLIGLTLAVIVIGVYPAPIQALLN